One genomic window of Diospyros lotus cultivar Yz01 chromosome 8, ASM1463336v1, whole genome shotgun sequence includes the following:
- the LOC127808447 gene encoding protein STRUBBELIG-RECEPTOR FAMILY 8-like isoform X2 has product MALATDYRGCPLHQTAIFLEKKERERRKENLFNFHFASSTSPNSQAHRQNPDSRLMSSLSLSLSKASFHALLARFKPTFSTVRRFTYPVILENHRVSLSSLLQASNLSLFFCALRSLSSNANQTPPHSLTSLKRCTSGMEKSRPRSALSTRWFCAAFVASIATMILAPTVIDGATDLFDVQALQVMYISLNNPPQLTNWNASGGDPCGESWQGVTCQGSAVVSVQIPGLGLNGTMGYLLSDLWSLRTLDMSDNNIHDSIPYQLPPNLITLNLASNNLSGDLPYSVSIMVSLRYLNISHNSLSRSIEDIFANLARLSTLDLSFNNFSGDLPSSFSGLANLSTLHVQNNQLTGSLTVLAGVNLTELNVANNNFTGWIPRQFSSIHKFIYDGNSFDNSFAPPPPPPSKSHHPRRPHKAHRRHSPPDAYTLQSSHDQASKRENGNKKHGLTAGSVIGIALGSLLVVLLVMFVFVFCIRKGKRKRQTAARTSAGTLSITMDKVTTEMQAQRIAVVADLRPPPTEKLMVDRMQGKNGSVKRIKSPVTATSFTVASLQTATNSFSQENLIGEGSLGRVYKGEFPNGKIVAIKKIDNAALSLQDEDNFIEAVSIMSRLRHPNIIALVGYCAEHGQRLLVYDYVGNGSLHDMLHFADERSKMLTWNARVRVALGTARALEYMHEVCLPSVVHRNLKSANILLDEELIPHLSDCGLAALTPNTERQVSSTEMVGSFGYSAPEFVLSGIYTAKSDVYSFGVVMLELLTGWKPLDSSRVRSEQSLVRWATPQLHDIDALAKMVDPVLNGMYPVKSLSRFADIIALCVQPEPEFRPPMSEVVQALVRLMQRASVVRRHSSEESGFMHRTPDRDAAEMLY; this is encoded by the exons ATGGCGCTAGCCACCGACTACCGAGGATGCCCACTTCATCAAACCGCCATTTTcttagagaagaaagagagagagagaaggaaagaaaatctcttcaattttcattttgctTCTTCGACGAGTCCCAATTCCCAAGCACATCGCCAAAATCCTGATTCCCGGTTgatgagctctctctctctctctctctcaaaggcGAGTTTTCATGCGTTGCTTGCTCGCTTCAAACCAACTTTTTCGACTGTACGCAGATTCACGTACCCTGTAATACTAGAAAACCATAGagtttctctctcttcattaCTCCAAGCTTCgaatctctccctctttttctgTGCTCTCCGGTCCCTTTCTTCAAATGCCAACCAAACTCCACCTCACTCTCTAACTTCGCTTAAACGCTGTACGAGTGGAATGGAGAAGAGCAGGCCTCGCTCTGCACTCTCCACTCGTTGGTTCTGCGCTGCGTTTGTGGCGTCCATCGCGACCATGATCTTGGCTCCGACTGTTATTGACGGAGCTACTGATTTATTTGACG TTCAAGCTCTTCAGGTTATGTACATTTCACTGAACAATCCTCCACAGCTAACTAATTGGAACGCAAGTGGTGGCGATCCGTGTGGAGAGTCATGGCAAGGGGTTACTTGCCAAGGTTCTGCTGTTGTTTCAGT TCAGATTCCAGGGCTGGGGCTCAATGGGACAATGGGATACTTGCTTTCCGACCTTTGGTCCTTAAGAACATT AGATATGAGTGACAACAATATTCACGATTCAATTCCATATCAGCTACCTCCGAACCTTATAACCCT AAATCTTGCTAGCAACAACTTAAGTGGGGACCTACCTTACTCTGTTTCTATTATGGTTTCTCTTAGATATCT GAACATTAGCCATAATTCTCTCTCGCGGTCCATTGAAGACATATTTGCCAATCTTGCTAGGCTCTCAACCTT GGATCTTTCTTTCAACAACTTCAGTGGAGATCTTCCCAGTTCATTTAGTGGGTTGGCTAATCTTTCTACTCT TCACGTTCAGAACAACCAACTAACTGGTTCTCTCACTGTTCTGGCTGGTGTGAATTTGACAGAGTT AAATGTTGCAAACAACAATTTTACTGGATGGATTCCAAGACAGTTCAGTTCCATCCATAAATTTAT ATATGATGGGAATTCGTTCGATAATAGTTTTGCTCCtcctccaccaccaccatccAAGTCACACCACCCCAGAAGACCACACAAAGCTCATCGAAGACATTCTCCCCCAGATGCATATACACTTCAGAGTTCTCATGACCAAGCTTCCAAACGAGAGAATGGAAATAAAAAGCATGGGTTGACAGCTGGTTCTGTTATAGGAATTGCTCTTGGTTCTTTGCTCGTGGTTCTCTTGGTGATGTTTGTGTTTGTATTTTGCATCCGTAAGGGCAAAAGGAAGAGACAAACTGCTGCTAGAACTTCTGCAGGAACTCTCTCTATTACCATGGACAAAG TGACTACAGAGATGCAAGCACAAAGGATTGCTGTTGTGGCAGACTTGAGGCCCCCACCTACAGAAAAGTTAATGGTCGACCGGATGCAAGGGAAAAATGGATCTGTAAAGAGAATCAAGTCCCCTGTAACTGCTACTTCTTTTACAGTTGCTTCTCTACAAACTGCAACAAATAGCTTTAGTCAAGAAAATCTTATTGGTGAAGGTTCACTTGGCCGTGTTTATAAAGGAGAATTTCCTAATGGAAAG ATAGTGGCCATTAAGAAGATCGACAATGCAGCACTCTCACTTCAggatgaagataattttattgAAGCTGTTTCAATTATGTCACGCCTGAGGCATCCCAACATTATCGCATTAGTAGGATACTGTGCAGAGCATGGCCAACGGCTTCTGGTGTACGATTATGTAGGTAATGGGAGCTTGCATGATATGCTACATTTTGCTGATGAAAGGAGCAAGATGCTAACGTGGAATGCACGTGTCAGAGTTGCACTTGGCACTGCTCGAGCATTAGA GTACATGCATGAGGTTTGCCTGCCTTCAGTTGTGCATAGAAACTTGAAGTCGGCAAACATTTTACTTGATGAAGAGCTCATTCCCCATTTATCAGACTGTGGTTTGGCTGCTTTAACACCAAACACAGAGCGGCAG GTTTCATCAACCGAAATGGTTGGTTCATTTGGTTATAGTGCTCCTGAATTTGTCTTATCTGGAATATACACTGCCAAAAGTGATGTCTATAGCTTTGGGGTGGTGATGTTGGAGCTTTTGACTGGCTGGAAACCACTGGATAG TTCAAGGGTGAGATCAGAACAGTCACTTGTAAGATGGGCTACTCCTCAACTCCATGATATTGATGCCTTGGCAAAAATGGTAGATCCTGTATTAAATGGCATGTATCCTGTAAAGTCTTTGTCTCGCTTTGCTGACATCATTGCCCTCTGCGTTCAG CCTGAACCAGAGTTTCGGCCTCCCATGTCTGAAGTCGTGCAAGCACTGGTTCGGTTAATGCAAAGGGCAAGCGTGGTGCGAAGGCACTCCAGCGAAGAATCGGGTTTTATGCACAGGACTCCAGATCGCGATGCAGCAGAGATGCTGTACTAG
- the LOC127808447 gene encoding protein STRUBBELIG-RECEPTOR FAMILY 8-like isoform X1: MALATDYRGCPLHQTAIFLEKKERERRKENLFNFHFASSTSPNSQAHRQNPDSRLMSSLSLSLSKASFHALLARFKPTFSTVRRFTYPVILENHRVSLSSLLQASNLSLFFCALRSLSSNANQTPPHSLTSLKRCTSGMEKSRPRSALSTRWFCAAFVASIATMILAPTVIDGATDLFDVQALQVMYISLNNPPQLTNWNASGGDPCGESWQGVTCQGSAVVSVQIPGLGLNGTMGYLLSDLWSLRTLDMSDNNIHDSIPYQLPPNLITLNLASNNLSGDLPYSVSIMVSLRYLNISHNSLSRSIEDIFANLARLSTLDLSFNNFSGDLPSSFSGLANLSTLHVQNNQLTGSLTVLAGVNLTELNVANNNFTGWIPRQFSSIHKFIYDGNSFDNSFAPPPPPPSKSHHPRRPHKAHRRHSPPDAYTLQSSHDQASKRENGNKKHGLTAGSVIGIALGSLLVVLLVMFVFVFCIRKGKRKRQTAARTSAGTLSITMDKVTTEMQAQRIAVVADLRPPPTEKLMVDRMQGKNGSVKRIKSPVTATSFTVASLQTATNSFSQENLIGEGSLGRVYKGEFPNGKIVAIKKIDNAALSLQDEDNFIEAVSIMSRLRHPNIIALVGYCAEHGQRLLVYDYVGNGSLHDMLHFADERSKMLTWNARVRVALGTARALEYMHEVCLPSVVHRNLKSANILLDEELIPHLSDCGLAALTPNTERQQVSSTEMVGSFGYSAPEFVLSGIYTAKSDVYSFGVVMLELLTGWKPLDSSRVRSEQSLVRWATPQLHDIDALAKMVDPVLNGMYPVKSLSRFADIIALCVQPEPEFRPPMSEVVQALVRLMQRASVVRRHSSEESGFMHRTPDRDAAEMLY, encoded by the exons ATGGCGCTAGCCACCGACTACCGAGGATGCCCACTTCATCAAACCGCCATTTTcttagagaagaaagagagagagagaaggaaagaaaatctcttcaattttcattttgctTCTTCGACGAGTCCCAATTCCCAAGCACATCGCCAAAATCCTGATTCCCGGTTgatgagctctctctctctctctctctcaaaggcGAGTTTTCATGCGTTGCTTGCTCGCTTCAAACCAACTTTTTCGACTGTACGCAGATTCACGTACCCTGTAATACTAGAAAACCATAGagtttctctctcttcattaCTCCAAGCTTCgaatctctccctctttttctgTGCTCTCCGGTCCCTTTCTTCAAATGCCAACCAAACTCCACCTCACTCTCTAACTTCGCTTAAACGCTGTACGAGTGGAATGGAGAAGAGCAGGCCTCGCTCTGCACTCTCCACTCGTTGGTTCTGCGCTGCGTTTGTGGCGTCCATCGCGACCATGATCTTGGCTCCGACTGTTATTGACGGAGCTACTGATTTATTTGACG TTCAAGCTCTTCAGGTTATGTACATTTCACTGAACAATCCTCCACAGCTAACTAATTGGAACGCAAGTGGTGGCGATCCGTGTGGAGAGTCATGGCAAGGGGTTACTTGCCAAGGTTCTGCTGTTGTTTCAGT TCAGATTCCAGGGCTGGGGCTCAATGGGACAATGGGATACTTGCTTTCCGACCTTTGGTCCTTAAGAACATT AGATATGAGTGACAACAATATTCACGATTCAATTCCATATCAGCTACCTCCGAACCTTATAACCCT AAATCTTGCTAGCAACAACTTAAGTGGGGACCTACCTTACTCTGTTTCTATTATGGTTTCTCTTAGATATCT GAACATTAGCCATAATTCTCTCTCGCGGTCCATTGAAGACATATTTGCCAATCTTGCTAGGCTCTCAACCTT GGATCTTTCTTTCAACAACTTCAGTGGAGATCTTCCCAGTTCATTTAGTGGGTTGGCTAATCTTTCTACTCT TCACGTTCAGAACAACCAACTAACTGGTTCTCTCACTGTTCTGGCTGGTGTGAATTTGACAGAGTT AAATGTTGCAAACAACAATTTTACTGGATGGATTCCAAGACAGTTCAGTTCCATCCATAAATTTAT ATATGATGGGAATTCGTTCGATAATAGTTTTGCTCCtcctccaccaccaccatccAAGTCACACCACCCCAGAAGACCACACAAAGCTCATCGAAGACATTCTCCCCCAGATGCATATACACTTCAGAGTTCTCATGACCAAGCTTCCAAACGAGAGAATGGAAATAAAAAGCATGGGTTGACAGCTGGTTCTGTTATAGGAATTGCTCTTGGTTCTTTGCTCGTGGTTCTCTTGGTGATGTTTGTGTTTGTATTTTGCATCCGTAAGGGCAAAAGGAAGAGACAAACTGCTGCTAGAACTTCTGCAGGAACTCTCTCTATTACCATGGACAAAG TGACTACAGAGATGCAAGCACAAAGGATTGCTGTTGTGGCAGACTTGAGGCCCCCACCTACAGAAAAGTTAATGGTCGACCGGATGCAAGGGAAAAATGGATCTGTAAAGAGAATCAAGTCCCCTGTAACTGCTACTTCTTTTACAGTTGCTTCTCTACAAACTGCAACAAATAGCTTTAGTCAAGAAAATCTTATTGGTGAAGGTTCACTTGGCCGTGTTTATAAAGGAGAATTTCCTAATGGAAAG ATAGTGGCCATTAAGAAGATCGACAATGCAGCACTCTCACTTCAggatgaagataattttattgAAGCTGTTTCAATTATGTCACGCCTGAGGCATCCCAACATTATCGCATTAGTAGGATACTGTGCAGAGCATGGCCAACGGCTTCTGGTGTACGATTATGTAGGTAATGGGAGCTTGCATGATATGCTACATTTTGCTGATGAAAGGAGCAAGATGCTAACGTGGAATGCACGTGTCAGAGTTGCACTTGGCACTGCTCGAGCATTAGA GTACATGCATGAGGTTTGCCTGCCTTCAGTTGTGCATAGAAACTTGAAGTCGGCAAACATTTTACTTGATGAAGAGCTCATTCCCCATTTATCAGACTGTGGTTTGGCTGCTTTAACACCAAACACAGAGCGGCAG CAGGTTTCATCAACCGAAATGGTTGGTTCATTTGGTTATAGTGCTCCTGAATTTGTCTTATCTGGAATATACACTGCCAAAAGTGATGTCTATAGCTTTGGGGTGGTGATGTTGGAGCTTTTGACTGGCTGGAAACCACTGGATAG TTCAAGGGTGAGATCAGAACAGTCACTTGTAAGATGGGCTACTCCTCAACTCCATGATATTGATGCCTTGGCAAAAATGGTAGATCCTGTATTAAATGGCATGTATCCTGTAAAGTCTTTGTCTCGCTTTGCTGACATCATTGCCCTCTGCGTTCAG CCTGAACCAGAGTTTCGGCCTCCCATGTCTGAAGTCGTGCAAGCACTGGTTCGGTTAATGCAAAGGGCAAGCGTGGTGCGAAGGCACTCCAGCGAAGAATCGGGTTTTATGCACAGGACTCCAGATCGCGATGCAGCAGAGATGCTGTACTAG
- the LOC127808447 gene encoding protein STRUBBELIG-RECEPTOR FAMILY 8-like isoform X3: MALATDYRGCPLHQTAIFLEKKERERRKENLFNFHFASSTSPNSQAHRQNPDSRLMSSLSLSLSKASFHALLARFKPTFSTVRRFTYPVILENHRVSLSSLLQASNLSLFFCALRSLSSNANQTPPHSLTSLKRCTSGMEKSRPRSALSTRWFCAAFVASIATMILAPTVIDGATDLFDVQALQVMYISLNNPPQLTNWNASGGDPCGESWQGVTCQGSAVVSVQIPGLGLNGTMGYLLSDLWSLRTLDMSDNNIHDSIPYQLPPNLITLNLASNNLSGDLPYSVSIMVSLRYLNISHNSLSRSIEDIFANLARLSTLDLSFNNFSGDLPSSFSGLANLSTLHVQNNQLTGSLTVLAGVNLTELNVANNNFTGWIPRQFSSIHKFIYDGNSFDNSFAPPPPPPSKSHHPRRPHKAHRRHSPPDAYTLQSSHDQASKRENGNKKHGLTAGSVIGIALGSLLVVLLVMFVFVFCIRKGKRKRQTAARTSAGTLSITMDKEMQAQRIAVVADLRPPPTEKLMVDRMQGKNGSVKRIKSPVTATSFTVASLQTATNSFSQENLIGEGSLGRVYKGEFPNGKIVAIKKIDNAALSLQDEDNFIEAVSIMSRLRHPNIIALVGYCAEHGQRLLVYDYVGNGSLHDMLHFADERSKMLTWNARVRVALGTARALEYMHEVCLPSVVHRNLKSANILLDEELIPHLSDCGLAALTPNTERQQVSSTEMVGSFGYSAPEFVLSGIYTAKSDVYSFGVVMLELLTGWKPLDSSRVRSEQSLVRWATPQLHDIDALAKMVDPVLNGMYPVKSLSRFADIIALCVQPEPEFRPPMSEVVQALVRLMQRASVVRRHSSEESGFMHRTPDRDAAEMLY, translated from the exons ATGGCGCTAGCCACCGACTACCGAGGATGCCCACTTCATCAAACCGCCATTTTcttagagaagaaagagagagagagaaggaaagaaaatctcttcaattttcattttgctTCTTCGACGAGTCCCAATTCCCAAGCACATCGCCAAAATCCTGATTCCCGGTTgatgagctctctctctctctctctctcaaaggcGAGTTTTCATGCGTTGCTTGCTCGCTTCAAACCAACTTTTTCGACTGTACGCAGATTCACGTACCCTGTAATACTAGAAAACCATAGagtttctctctcttcattaCTCCAAGCTTCgaatctctccctctttttctgTGCTCTCCGGTCCCTTTCTTCAAATGCCAACCAAACTCCACCTCACTCTCTAACTTCGCTTAAACGCTGTACGAGTGGAATGGAGAAGAGCAGGCCTCGCTCTGCACTCTCCACTCGTTGGTTCTGCGCTGCGTTTGTGGCGTCCATCGCGACCATGATCTTGGCTCCGACTGTTATTGACGGAGCTACTGATTTATTTGACG TTCAAGCTCTTCAGGTTATGTACATTTCACTGAACAATCCTCCACAGCTAACTAATTGGAACGCAAGTGGTGGCGATCCGTGTGGAGAGTCATGGCAAGGGGTTACTTGCCAAGGTTCTGCTGTTGTTTCAGT TCAGATTCCAGGGCTGGGGCTCAATGGGACAATGGGATACTTGCTTTCCGACCTTTGGTCCTTAAGAACATT AGATATGAGTGACAACAATATTCACGATTCAATTCCATATCAGCTACCTCCGAACCTTATAACCCT AAATCTTGCTAGCAACAACTTAAGTGGGGACCTACCTTACTCTGTTTCTATTATGGTTTCTCTTAGATATCT GAACATTAGCCATAATTCTCTCTCGCGGTCCATTGAAGACATATTTGCCAATCTTGCTAGGCTCTCAACCTT GGATCTTTCTTTCAACAACTTCAGTGGAGATCTTCCCAGTTCATTTAGTGGGTTGGCTAATCTTTCTACTCT TCACGTTCAGAACAACCAACTAACTGGTTCTCTCACTGTTCTGGCTGGTGTGAATTTGACAGAGTT AAATGTTGCAAACAACAATTTTACTGGATGGATTCCAAGACAGTTCAGTTCCATCCATAAATTTAT ATATGATGGGAATTCGTTCGATAATAGTTTTGCTCCtcctccaccaccaccatccAAGTCACACCACCCCAGAAGACCACACAAAGCTCATCGAAGACATTCTCCCCCAGATGCATATACACTTCAGAGTTCTCATGACCAAGCTTCCAAACGAGAGAATGGAAATAAAAAGCATGGGTTGACAGCTGGTTCTGTTATAGGAATTGCTCTTGGTTCTTTGCTCGTGGTTCTCTTGGTGATGTTTGTGTTTGTATTTTGCATCCGTAAGGGCAAAAGGAAGAGACAAACTGCTGCTAGAACTTCTGCAGGAACTCTCTCTATTACCATGGACAAAG AGATGCAAGCACAAAGGATTGCTGTTGTGGCAGACTTGAGGCCCCCACCTACAGAAAAGTTAATGGTCGACCGGATGCAAGGGAAAAATGGATCTGTAAAGAGAATCAAGTCCCCTGTAACTGCTACTTCTTTTACAGTTGCTTCTCTACAAACTGCAACAAATAGCTTTAGTCAAGAAAATCTTATTGGTGAAGGTTCACTTGGCCGTGTTTATAAAGGAGAATTTCCTAATGGAAAG ATAGTGGCCATTAAGAAGATCGACAATGCAGCACTCTCACTTCAggatgaagataattttattgAAGCTGTTTCAATTATGTCACGCCTGAGGCATCCCAACATTATCGCATTAGTAGGATACTGTGCAGAGCATGGCCAACGGCTTCTGGTGTACGATTATGTAGGTAATGGGAGCTTGCATGATATGCTACATTTTGCTGATGAAAGGAGCAAGATGCTAACGTGGAATGCACGTGTCAGAGTTGCACTTGGCACTGCTCGAGCATTAGA GTACATGCATGAGGTTTGCCTGCCTTCAGTTGTGCATAGAAACTTGAAGTCGGCAAACATTTTACTTGATGAAGAGCTCATTCCCCATTTATCAGACTGTGGTTTGGCTGCTTTAACACCAAACACAGAGCGGCAG CAGGTTTCATCAACCGAAATGGTTGGTTCATTTGGTTATAGTGCTCCTGAATTTGTCTTATCTGGAATATACACTGCCAAAAGTGATGTCTATAGCTTTGGGGTGGTGATGTTGGAGCTTTTGACTGGCTGGAAACCACTGGATAG TTCAAGGGTGAGATCAGAACAGTCACTTGTAAGATGGGCTACTCCTCAACTCCATGATATTGATGCCTTGGCAAAAATGGTAGATCCTGTATTAAATGGCATGTATCCTGTAAAGTCTTTGTCTCGCTTTGCTGACATCATTGCCCTCTGCGTTCAG CCTGAACCAGAGTTTCGGCCTCCCATGTCTGAAGTCGTGCAAGCACTGGTTCGGTTAATGCAAAGGGCAAGCGTGGTGCGAAGGCACTCCAGCGAAGAATCGGGTTTTATGCACAGGACTCCAGATCGCGATGCAGCAGAGATGCTGTACTAG
- the LOC127808447 gene encoding protein STRUBBELIG-RECEPTOR FAMILY 8-like isoform X4, protein MALATDYRGCPLHQTAIFLEKKERERRKENLFNFHFASSTSPNSQAHRQNPDSRLMSSLSLSLSKASFHALLARFKPTFSTVRRFTYPVILENHRVSLSSLLQASNLSLFFCALRSLSSNANQTPPHSLTSLKRCTSGMEKSRPRSALSTRWFCAAFVASIATMILAPTVIDGATDLFDVQALQVMYISLNNPPQLTNWNASGGDPCGESWQGVTCQGSAVVSVQIPGLGLNGTMGYLLSDLWSLRTLDMSDNNIHDSIPYQLPPNLITLNLASNNLSGDLPYSVSIMVSLRYLNISHNSLSRSIEDIFANLARLSTLDLSFNNFSGDLPSSFSGLANLSTLHVQNNQLTGSLTVLAGVNLTELNVANNNFTGWIPRQFSSIHKFIYDGNSFDNSFAPPPPPPSKSHHPRRPHKAHRRHSPPDAYTLQSSHDQASKRENGNKKHGLTAGSVIGIALGSLLVVLLVMFVFVFCIRKGKRKRQTAARTSAGTLSITMDKVTTEMQAQRIAVVADLRPPPTEKLMVDRMQGKNGSVKRIKSPVTATSFTVASLQTATNSFSQENLIGEGSLGRVYKGEFPNGKIVAIKKIDNAALSLQDEDNFIEAVSIMSRLRHPNIIALVGYCAEHGQRLLVYDYVGNGSLHDMLHFADERSKMLTWNARVRVALGTARALEYMHEVCLPSVVHRNLKSANILLDEELIPHLSDCGLAALTPNTERQVYALI, encoded by the exons ATGGCGCTAGCCACCGACTACCGAGGATGCCCACTTCATCAAACCGCCATTTTcttagagaagaaagagagagagagaaggaaagaaaatctcttcaattttcattttgctTCTTCGACGAGTCCCAATTCCCAAGCACATCGCCAAAATCCTGATTCCCGGTTgatgagctctctctctctctctctctcaaaggcGAGTTTTCATGCGTTGCTTGCTCGCTTCAAACCAACTTTTTCGACTGTACGCAGATTCACGTACCCTGTAATACTAGAAAACCATAGagtttctctctcttcattaCTCCAAGCTTCgaatctctccctctttttctgTGCTCTCCGGTCCCTTTCTTCAAATGCCAACCAAACTCCACCTCACTCTCTAACTTCGCTTAAACGCTGTACGAGTGGAATGGAGAAGAGCAGGCCTCGCTCTGCACTCTCCACTCGTTGGTTCTGCGCTGCGTTTGTGGCGTCCATCGCGACCATGATCTTGGCTCCGACTGTTATTGACGGAGCTACTGATTTATTTGACG TTCAAGCTCTTCAGGTTATGTACATTTCACTGAACAATCCTCCACAGCTAACTAATTGGAACGCAAGTGGTGGCGATCCGTGTGGAGAGTCATGGCAAGGGGTTACTTGCCAAGGTTCTGCTGTTGTTTCAGT TCAGATTCCAGGGCTGGGGCTCAATGGGACAATGGGATACTTGCTTTCCGACCTTTGGTCCTTAAGAACATT AGATATGAGTGACAACAATATTCACGATTCAATTCCATATCAGCTACCTCCGAACCTTATAACCCT AAATCTTGCTAGCAACAACTTAAGTGGGGACCTACCTTACTCTGTTTCTATTATGGTTTCTCTTAGATATCT GAACATTAGCCATAATTCTCTCTCGCGGTCCATTGAAGACATATTTGCCAATCTTGCTAGGCTCTCAACCTT GGATCTTTCTTTCAACAACTTCAGTGGAGATCTTCCCAGTTCATTTAGTGGGTTGGCTAATCTTTCTACTCT TCACGTTCAGAACAACCAACTAACTGGTTCTCTCACTGTTCTGGCTGGTGTGAATTTGACAGAGTT AAATGTTGCAAACAACAATTTTACTGGATGGATTCCAAGACAGTTCAGTTCCATCCATAAATTTAT ATATGATGGGAATTCGTTCGATAATAGTTTTGCTCCtcctccaccaccaccatccAAGTCACACCACCCCAGAAGACCACACAAAGCTCATCGAAGACATTCTCCCCCAGATGCATATACACTTCAGAGTTCTCATGACCAAGCTTCCAAACGAGAGAATGGAAATAAAAAGCATGGGTTGACAGCTGGTTCTGTTATAGGAATTGCTCTTGGTTCTTTGCTCGTGGTTCTCTTGGTGATGTTTGTGTTTGTATTTTGCATCCGTAAGGGCAAAAGGAAGAGACAAACTGCTGCTAGAACTTCTGCAGGAACTCTCTCTATTACCATGGACAAAG TGACTACAGAGATGCAAGCACAAAGGATTGCTGTTGTGGCAGACTTGAGGCCCCCACCTACAGAAAAGTTAATGGTCGACCGGATGCAAGGGAAAAATGGATCTGTAAAGAGAATCAAGTCCCCTGTAACTGCTACTTCTTTTACAGTTGCTTCTCTACAAACTGCAACAAATAGCTTTAGTCAAGAAAATCTTATTGGTGAAGGTTCACTTGGCCGTGTTTATAAAGGAGAATTTCCTAATGGAAAG ATAGTGGCCATTAAGAAGATCGACAATGCAGCACTCTCACTTCAggatgaagataattttattgAAGCTGTTTCAATTATGTCACGCCTGAGGCATCCCAACATTATCGCATTAGTAGGATACTGTGCAGAGCATGGCCAACGGCTTCTGGTGTACGATTATGTAGGTAATGGGAGCTTGCATGATATGCTACATTTTGCTGATGAAAGGAGCAAGATGCTAACGTGGAATGCACGTGTCAGAGTTGCACTTGGCACTGCTCGAGCATTAGA GTACATGCATGAGGTTTGCCTGCCTTCAGTTGTGCATAGAAACTTGAAGTCGGCAAACATTTTACTTGATGAAGAGCTCATTCCCCATTTATCAGACTGTGGTTTGGCTGCTTTAACACCAAACACAGAGCGGCAG GTATATGCACTCATCTGA